The sequence gttatctccaaatatattaatcattcaatctataaaaaatagaaaaatcagttaagtgaaatctatatttttaaatacaaaaagtttaaaaaattgaaaattttattttaatttcttctaaaatctaaatatccgaacccgatcggaaataaccgaacccgaactaaaaatatccgaacccgacccgaaatacagaaatacccgaactGGTTCTATATCCCTATAacaaaatacccgaaaatccgaaatacccgacccgaacccgaacgggtacccgaacgcccacctcTAATTATATccttatattttctttacttcttttgatagatttttgtttactttttttttagttctacGACCTGTGTAACGTACACCAGATGTTGAGAGCTTTACCAAGTTTTCTTAACAACACTTACGTtccccccaaaaaaaaagagagaattgAAAGCTTAATAGTGGCCCATTACCAGTCCAACTTAGGGAGAGAGACAAAAAACgaagttcaaaaataaattacaaaacgTTATAGTAAAAGACTTAATATTGAGACGTCAGAGACCAAACATGACATGAAACTGCAACAATCCATAAGTTAATAAGTACTCTCTCGTATTTCATAAAACACAAACCAACTTATAATTACAAATGTACTTTTATTTATCAATAATCAAGCAAGAGCAGAATATAGATTCCCTTAATGTTTTCAATTCATTGATCTATGGCTTCTTGTTCGAACCACTAGAAGTTTCCTCAGAAACACTTGTAGGTTTTGTCTTTTCAGTCTCTGGAAAACCGCCATTATTACCAGGAAAAGGGAAGCTTGGAATCCACGAGGGGAATTCAAAACTTGATCCTTCTGACTCCTTTGGTGGCTCCTCAGGTTCCTCAGGAACTTCCGGTTCTTCAGGAACCTCTGGCTCTTCTGGTTCCTCAGGAATTTCAGGCTCTTCTGGTTCCTCAGGAATTTCAGGCTCTTCTGGGATCTCTGGCTCTTCTGGAATCTCCGTCtcctcaagctttttatattgTGGAATCTTTGTGACCTCTTCTTGGACTAGAGATCGACCTACTCTAGCAGCAAAAACAGGCGTAGCAAACAAAAAGGGCGAAATAAAAACAAGGAAAAACATAATAGAGACTAGAATAGGAATGCGAAGATTAATCATTTTTGTGATATGGTATTTTCTCTTGAAT is a genomic window of Raphanus sativus cultivar WK10039 unplaced genomic scaffold, ASM80110v3 Scaffold3905, whole genome shotgun sequence containing:
- the LOC108814448 gene encoding protein PELPK1, giving the protein MINLRIPILVSIMFFLVFISPFLFATPVFAARVGRSLVQEEVTKIPQYKKLEETEIPEEPEIPEEPEIPEEPEEPEIPEEPEEPEVPEEPEVPEEPEEPPKESEGSSFEFPSWIPSFPFPGNNGGFPETEKTKPTSVSEETSSGSNKKP